DNA from Nitrosopumilus sp.:
TGATAGATACAAGAAATTCTCATGGAGAGATAGACCAATTATTACAGCATTTGGAATTACTAGTCTTGCTCAAATTATGGTGACGACTTATTGGGGATTCTATATCTCACCTGATATCTCGCAACCATTGGTAGAACGTTTGGTAATTGATCCTATATTCTTCTACTCTGTAATGATCTTATTGGTTCCATTAGGATTTGGATTTACATATATGATGATCAAACTTGCAAATGAAGCAGAAAGAAAGGCAAAGCTTGCAAAAAGTAGCGGTCCAAAGAAAGTAGCTAGTATTAATCTTAGTGAAAAGTGGATTAACTGGTTGCTTGTTGCATTATTGGCATTCCAAGTGTTCTTAAACATCGCAGCATACAATGCAGCTCTAACAGGAATGAAGAATGTTTCCTTGTTCTTCGTTGGAATCATTCTACTTGTGTTTGCAGCATTCTTCCATTTGTATAGATATGCAATGAGTCAGCAAAAGAATGCACCTCCACCCATTCCTATACAGGATGAAAAACCAAAACTGACAGAACCTGATGTTTCTGTTCAGTCAGGTAAAATTCCAGAAGGAGATAATACAACACCAGAAGAAAAAACCACCACAAAGGAATTAGCTCCAGAAGTTCCTATCCCAAAAACTCAAGCTGATTTAGGGGTTGGTGCAAACGTTAATTCTAATGTCGGTGCTGGAGATCTTAACAAACCATGATTTCAAAAATTCTAAACAAACTTTATAATAACTTGGAAGTGGCTAAAAAATTATGAGTTCACCTACATCAAGCCATGCATATGGGATTGGATTGATTGCACTGGTAATTGGTATGTCTGCATCTGTGGTTTTTTACACTTCGTTTTATCTCCCAGAATCATTGGCAAAACCATCTGTATCTGAGCATATCTTACACCCAGAAAAAGACTTTTTTATTGATATTGTAAAAGGTGCCGTTATTGAAGGAAATGAAAACTATGTTCCAAACAAACCAACAATAACGTTAGAAATTGACAATAGGGTGATCTGGACAAATTATGATGATACTGCACATACAGTAACTCCTGATCACCGACATTCTGATTCATATTCTGGTGATTTTGGTTCTGAAGGTGTGTTAAAACCTGGTGACGTCTATGAATTCTTATTTACAGAACCACAAGAGGTTCTATATCACTGTCAGCCACATCCATGGATGACTGGAAAAATTACTGTAGAAAAGAGTAGATTTTAGACAGAATACTTTGCAAAAATTATCTGACTCTCAATTTCTTTATGTTGTTCTATAATTGACACTCTAAATTTTATTTCATGTTCTTGTTTTGGTTCAAATTTTATTAATGCGGTAAATTCCGCTTTGTTTTCAGGCATTACATCTTTGTTGATAAATAATCTTGAGACGTTTTGTGATATTTTTTTACCATTGTATTCCTTGTAAATTATATGTTCATTTGAGTCTAAAATTTGAGTATTAATTACAACTCCGTCATATCTTCCTGGGTATAATACAGAAATTACACCTTTAATTTCTGAATTTGGATGAATATCAGTAGAATTTAGTTTGAATTCTATATCTTTCACAAAACATCACATGTGAATTGGAATAAATAATTTTGTTAAATGGGCCCAAAGTTCCCATTTACTCTAGCATTCGAAACCTCTAATTTTATCAATTTTTTCAAGGCTTCAGGTATCATTACGCTATCATGTTTTATAATGTTTTATTGCCATTTAGAATTAAAAAAGAATATCTAGTTTTTCCAAAACTTAACTTGAACTATCCCTGAATTTCTCGAAACTATTGGAGATATATTGAAACTAACTCTATTGCGATAACGATTTTTCAAAATAATTTGATGGTATATTTTATCTAATAGTATAATGTTGAGATCAACAAAGTTGTAGATATTGTTCTCAGATGGTTCAAATTTGACTGGGAGCACAACGTGCATGGGATTATAGTTAAGACATTATTTATTGGACCCACGTGGAGGATTTTTTAGAAATACAATAATACTACTCCCAAAAATTTTAGAGTATTTTTTGAAATTATTAATTATTGAGTTAAATATACGCGGATTGTCATTTGTGATAATGTCCATTTGTATTTTATAATTGATTCAAAATATTCTCTAGTGTTGAGTGTATTAGAAAATTTAATGAAAGCACCAATAACCATAGATAAAGAATCCACAATAGCAGATGTTGTTAAAATCATGCTCGATAAAAAAATAAGCAGGGTTTTGGTCACTGAAAATGGAAAAATAAATTCAATCACAACAGAAAAAGATCTAGGATTATTTCTCCTCAAAGACAAATCAGATAGAACATTACAACAAATTCCATTAAGTGAACTAGCAAGATCACTATTGACAATTCCTCAATCTACAGATATTCAAAAGTGTGCAAAAATGATGCTTGATAATAATATCGGTTCTGTTGGGATATTATCTGAAGATAAAAAAATTGTAGGGATTATTACAAAAACCGATCTTGTGAAGTATTTTGCTTCAAACCATCAAAATGAAAAAAAAGTTGGAGACTATATGTCAGAGAATTACTACTGGGTGTATTCTGACGCATCGTTAAGTGATGTTGCATCAAAAATGTTAGAATACAGGATATCTCGATTGATTGTACGAAATAAGGAGGAAATTCCTGTAGGAATCATATCTTTTAGAGATTTGTTTGAAATTGTTA
Protein-coding regions in this window:
- a CDS encoding CBS domain-containing protein, encoding MKAPITIDKESTIADVVKIMLDKKISRVLVTENGKINSITTEKDLGLFLLKDKSDRTLQQIPLSELARSLLTIPQSTDIQKCAKMMLDNNIGSVGILSEDKKIVGIITKTDLVKYFASNHQNEKKVGDYMSENYYWVYSDASLSDVASKMLEYRISRLIVRNKEEIPVGIISFRDLFEIVMSMGAQRDIVFPKSFDSEHGLGKTQYADEVMKNEILTVGYNDDLSQACQTLLDGKINGAGVLSDSGKLIGILSKTNIIKAIASLSH
- a CDS encoding plastocyanin/azurin family copper-binding protein, translated to MSSPTSSHAYGIGLIALVIGMSASVVFYTSFYLPESLAKPSVSEHILHPEKDFFIDIVKGAVIEGNENYVPNKPTITLEIDNRVIWTNYDDTAHTVTPDHRHSDSYSGDFGSEGVLKPGDVYEFLFTEPQEVLYHCQPHPWMTGKITVEKSRF